The following proteins come from a genomic window of Mustela lutreola isolate mMusLut2 chromosome 6, mMusLut2.pri, whole genome shotgun sequence:
- the LOC131834741 gene encoding putative vomeronasal receptor-like protein 4: protein MVVNDIKGPGFLFLSGPGIVGNIFVAVNYMCIFFWDTKKKSTHLILIHLAFTNIINLFSKVMLKTIDIFGWRNLLDGTACKIFVYVERVARGLSICTSSFLTVVQAITISPRASARATFKPASTWCILPFFLLFWVLNSSVSVNLLYYIKNVRRLNRSQIGENDGYCYFLPASQMMKWIFLILMVLRDFPFLGLMGWASVHMVHVLYRHHQHARYLQKSKVLYHKPPEIRAAHSVLLLMLSFFFSLIDCIILLCLNSFLENNSSLLHIQEFLTLGYAIVSPFVLIHRDRHGVECLAHLPKLEKCLFCHCSFQ from the coding sequence ATGGTTGTGAACGATATCAAAGGACCAGGATTTCTCTTTCTCAGTGGACCGGGCATTGTGGGGAACATCTTTGTTGCTGTGAATTACATGTGCATTTTCTTTTGGGACActaaaaagaaatctacacatcTAATTCTCATCCACTTGGCTTTTACAAATATCATAAACCTTTTTTCCAAGGTAATGCTAAAAACAATAGACATTTTTGGCTGGAGAAACTTACTGGATGGCACAGCCTGTAAAATCTTTGTGTACGTGGAGCGGGTGGCCCGGGGTCTTTCAATCTGCACCAGCAGCTTCCTGACTGTGGTCCAGGCCATCACCATCAGCCCCAGAGCCTCTGCACGTGCCACCTTCAAGCCAGCATCTACATGGTGtatccttccctttttcctcctcttctgggtACTCAATTCCTCGGTCAGCGTGAACTTACTCTATTACATCAAAAACGTCAGAAGGCTAAACAGATCACAAATTGGTGAAAATGATGGCTACTGTTATTTCCTACCAGCAAGCCAGATGATGAAGTGGATTTTTCTCATTCTCATGGTCCTGAGAGATTTCCCGTTTCTGGGTCTGATGGGCTGGGCCAGTGTCCACATGGTACACGTTCTCTATAGGCACCACCAGCATGCCCGCTACCTGCAGAAATCCAAGGTTCTCTACCACAAACCCCCTGAGATAAGAGCTGCTCACAGTGTTCTCCTGctgatgctttcttttttcttttctttgatagattgtattattttattatgcttGAATTCCTTCTTAGAGAATAATTCTTCCCTGTTACATATTCAAGAATTTCTAACTCTTGGCTATGCAATTGTCAGCCCGTTCGTGCTGATTCACAGAGATAGACACGGGGTTGAATGTTTGGCACACTTACCGAAactagaaaaatgtctgttttgtcATTGCTCCTTTCAGTAA